The following coding sequences are from one Desulfosporosinus orientis DSM 765 window:
- a CDS encoding lipid II:glycine glycyltransferase FemX, with the protein MAYVARWIDKSEHTRFNDFLAKHPKGHVLQSWEWGEIKSRTGWQPWRLIIEKDNEIVAGASILERKIPVVGIPIFYASRGPVVDWKDTELFDLVLAEIKKLAKKRGAIFLKIDPDVPSSEKELENYLLSRGFRSAESGKGFEGVQPKYVFRLDISPDEATLLSNMQQKTRYNIRLAQKKGVQIRRGTRADLPDFYRVLKETTERDRFLVRAYSYFEDLYDSLVPQGLGELFIAEYEGQIISGTLAFVIGDKAWYIYGASSNSHRNVMPNYLIQWEMIRWAKSLGCTLYDFRGVPGHLTEDNPLYGLYRFKKGFNGDYTEFIGEWDLVYRPVTYFLWNHLEPIYSEVIKGLISKLRRMRRG; encoded by the coding sequence ATGGCCTATGTTGCAAGATGGATTGATAAGAGTGAACATACGCGGTTTAATGATTTTTTGGCAAAACATCCCAAAGGGCATGTACTCCAATCCTGGGAGTGGGGAGAGATCAAAAGCAGAACCGGTTGGCAGCCCTGGCGGTTAATTATTGAGAAGGATAATGAAATTGTGGCGGGGGCCTCGATTCTGGAACGGAAGATTCCCGTAGTAGGGATACCCATCTTTTATGCCTCACGGGGACCTGTGGTTGACTGGAAAGACACTGAGCTCTTTGATTTGGTGTTGGCAGAAATAAAGAAACTGGCTAAAAAACGAGGGGCGATTTTTTTAAAGATTGATCCCGATGTACCCTCTTCGGAAAAAGAACTGGAAAACTACTTGTTATCGAGAGGGTTCAGGTCTGCGGAAAGCGGCAAAGGATTTGAAGGAGTCCAGCCTAAGTATGTTTTCCGCTTGGACATCTCGCCGGATGAAGCGACGTTATTGAGTAATATGCAGCAAAAAACACGTTACAATATTCGTCTGGCCCAGAAGAAAGGGGTACAGATTCGGCGGGGTACCCGGGCAGACTTGCCGGATTTTTATCGTGTTTTAAAAGAGACAACAGAACGAGACCGCTTTTTGGTTAGAGCCTATTCCTATTTTGAAGATCTTTATGATTCTTTGGTTCCTCAAGGTTTAGGAGAGCTGTTTATTGCAGAATATGAAGGGCAGATTATTTCCGGTACTTTGGCTTTTGTTATAGGGGACAAGGCTTGGTATATCTACGGAGCTTCTTCCAATTCCCATCGTAATGTGATGCCAAATTACCTGATTCAATGGGAAATGATTCGCTGGGCAAAGTCATTAGGCTGTACCCTTTATGATTTCCGAGGTGTTCCCGGACATTTAACGGAAGACAATCCTTTATATGGCCTCTATCGCTTTAAGAAAGGGTTTAATGGAGATTATACTGAATTTATCGGCGAGTGGGATCTCGTCTATCGTCCAGTGACTTATTTCCTTTGGAATCATTTAGAGCCCATTTATTCTGAAGTTATTAAGGGACTGATTTCTAAGCTGCGGCGAATGCGGAGGGGATAA
- a CDS encoding CTP synthase yields MTKFIFVTGGVVSSLGKGIAAASLGCLLKNRGFKVAIQKFDPYINIDPGTMSPYQHGEVFVTDDGAETDLDLGHYERFIDVPVSKNSNVTTGKVYWSVIRKERKGDYLGGTVQVIPHITNEIKERVYRVARESHPDFVITEIGGTVGDIESLPFLEAIRQMKNDIGRDNVIYIHVTLVPYLAMSGELKTKPTQHSVKELRGIGIQPSILVCRTEKALSKEMKEKLALLCDVDLEAVVQCIDASTIYEVPLKLQEEGFDDIVLRCAGMEAPPADMTEWKDMVRKIKSPTREIEIAIVGKYVALPDAYLSVAEALRSAGTEHGAKIKIRWIDSENIEEESAEKYLEGLDGILVPGGFGNRGIEGKIEAIRYAREQKIPFLGICLGMQTAIIEIARNLCGMEGANSTEFDADTPYPVIDILPEQKDIEDKGGTMRLGISPAKLVEGSIAYQAYQDQVVYERHRHRYEVNNQYRSEFEKVGVRFSGTSPDGRLVEITEYLDHPWFVASQFHPEFKSRPNRAHPLFREFIRAALKS; encoded by the coding sequence ATGACAAAATTTATTTTCGTAACAGGCGGAGTGGTGTCTTCCCTTGGAAAAGGAATCGCGGCCGCATCGTTAGGTTGTCTTTTGAAAAATCGGGGTTTCAAGGTGGCTATCCAAAAATTTGATCCCTACATCAATATTGACCCCGGAACCATGAGTCCCTATCAGCACGGTGAAGTGTTTGTTACAGATGATGGGGCGGAAACGGATTTGGATTTAGGCCATTATGAGCGCTTTATTGATGTGCCGGTTTCGAAAAACAGCAATGTAACGACAGGCAAGGTCTATTGGTCGGTCATCCGCAAGGAACGGAAAGGGGATTACTTGGGGGGAACGGTTCAGGTTATTCCTCATATTACCAATGAAATTAAGGAACGGGTCTATCGTGTGGCCAGGGAGAGCCATCCCGACTTTGTGATTACCGAGATTGGCGGAACTGTCGGAGACATAGAGTCGCTTCCCTTCCTGGAAGCAATTCGCCAAATGAAAAATGATATCGGGCGAGATAATGTTATTTATATTCATGTAACTTTGGTTCCCTATTTAGCCATGTCGGGTGAATTGAAAACAAAACCGACTCAGCATTCCGTCAAAGAATTGCGGGGAATTGGGATACAACCTTCTATTTTGGTCTGCCGTACAGAAAAAGCCCTTTCTAAAGAGATGAAGGAAAAGCTGGCCTTGCTCTGTGACGTGGATCTCGAAGCCGTCGTTCAATGTATTGATGCCTCAACAATTTATGAGGTTCCTCTCAAGCTTCAGGAAGAGGGGTTTGACGACATCGTTTTGCGCTGTGCAGGGATGGAAGCACCTCCGGCCGATATGACGGAATGGAAGGATATGGTTCGTAAAATTAAATCTCCCACCCGGGAGATCGAGATTGCCATTGTTGGTAAATATGTGGCTCTCCCAGATGCTTACTTAAGTGTAGCGGAAGCTTTGCGCTCAGCTGGAACTGAGCATGGAGCTAAAATAAAAATTCGCTGGATTGACTCTGAAAATATCGAAGAAGAGTCTGCCGAAAAATATCTGGAAGGACTTGATGGAATTCTTGTTCCGGGAGGTTTTGGAAACCGCGGAATTGAGGGGAAAATCGAAGCAATTCGATATGCCCGGGAACAAAAAATTCCTTTCTTGGGAATCTGTCTGGGTATGCAAACGGCTATTATAGAAATTGCCCGCAATCTCTGTGGTATGGAAGGAGCAAACAGTACAGAATTTGATGCAGATACGCCCTATCCGGTTATTGATATCCTCCCCGAGCAAAAGGATATCGAAGATAAGGGTGGGACCATGCGCCTGGGTATTTCGCCGGCAAAATTGGTGGAAGGCAGTATAGCCTATCAGGCTTATCAGGACCAAGTGGTTTACGAGCGCCATCGTCATCGTTATGAGGTTAATAACCAATATCGCAGTGAGTTCGAGAAGGTTGGTGTGAGATTCTCCGGCACCTCTCCAGACGGTCGCCTGGTAGAAATTACAGAGTATTTAGATCATCCCTGGTTCGTGGCTTCTCAGTTCCACCCTGAATTTAAATCCCGCCCCAACCGAGCGCATCCGCTCTTTAGAGAATTTATTCGGGCAGCGCTGAAGAGCTAA